Part of the Sinorhizobium terangae genome is shown below.
ATGTCGCCATCCATCGAGTAGACGGATTCAAAAGCGATGATTTTGGGCGCACGCGGATCGGCCGCCGCAAGCTTGGCTTCGAGATCGGCGACGGAATTGTGCTTGAAGATCACGCGTTCGCATTTCGAATGGCGGATCCCCTCGATCATCGAAGCGTGATTCCCGGCGTCCGAGAAGACGATGATGCCGGGAATCTTGGAACAGAGCGTCCCAAGCGCGGCCCAGTTCGACACATAGCCGGAGGTGAACAGGAGGGCGGATTCCTTGCCGTGCAAATCGGCGAGCTCACGCTCGAGCAGGACGTGGTAGTGATTGGTGCCGGAGATGTTGCGCGTGCCGCCGGCGCCGGCGCCGCATTCGTCAATGGCGCGCTTCATCGCTTCGGTGACGATCGGAGACTGACCCATGCCGAGATAATCGTTCGAGCACCATACGGTCACTTCCTGGGTGCCATCGGCCGTGTGGCGCGTTGCCCTCGGGAAGTCACCGCGATGGCGGGCGAGATCCGCGAAAACCCGATAGCGGCCTTCCTGATGCAACCCGTCCAGCTCGTTTTTGAAGAAACTCTCGAAATCCATCATCATCTCCAGTGCCCTGACGCCTTTCATTCATTCAAAGCGGTCAGGGGTCAACCCCGGAAGGGCCCCTGCTCCTGCGGCAAAAGGCCCCTACTTTTGAACTATTCCAAAACAGGTAGTGCAACTCCATCCGCCTAACTTTGATCGAAGTCAAGCTTTTGCAAAAAAGGACGGCCGAGGCCGCCCTTATTTCGATACTTAAGTCCCATCACGCCGCGGCCACGGCGCGCTTGGTCATAACCTTGATCAGGTTGGCGCGATAGGCAGCGCTGGCATGAAGATCTGTCAGCAAATCCGATGCATCCACGGAGACGTTGCCGACTGCATCCGGTGACCAGTTGCCGGCAAGTGCCGCCTCCATGCCCTGATGGCGGAAGACACCGTTCGAGCCCGCGCCGGTCACCGCGACGCGCACGTCGCCGTTGTCGCGGCGCGCGACAAAGACGCCAGCCATCGCGTAGCGCGAGGCGGGGTTCGGGAACTTCTGGTAGGCCGCCTTCGCCGGCGCATCGAAGGTGATGGCGGTAATGATCTCGCCATCGTCCAACGCCGTTTCGAACAGTCCAGTGAAGAAGTCCGCCGCCGCGATCTCGCGATTGTTGGTCACGATCGTTGCATCAAGTGCCAGCAACGCTGCCGGATAGTCCGCCGCCGGATCATTGTTGGCGATGGAGCCGCCGATCGTTCCCATGTGGCGGACATGCGGGTCGCCGATATGACTGGCCAGCGTGCAAATCGCCGGACAGACCGCCTTGAGTTCGGCCGACGACGCGACTTCGTGATGGGTTGTCGCCGCGCCGATCCGCACCGACCGTCCGTTGACAGTAATCCCTTTCATTTCGGCGATGTGCCGAAGGTCCACGAGATCGCTCGGCGCCGCCAGCCGCTGCTTCATCGTCGCAATGAGCGTCATGCCGCCGGCGATTAATTTGCCTTCGGCGGCCCCGCTGATCAGCTTCACGGCCTCTTGAACAGAGGACGCTCTGTGATAGTTCGTCTCATACATCTCTCGTCCTCCGTCTCAATTGGCGACATGGGCCGCGGCCCAGACCTTCTCGGGCGTCGCGGGCATGGTAAGGGTATTGTTGCCGATCGCGTCGGTGATCGCATTGATCAGCGCCGGCGGCGAGCCGATCGCACCCGCTTCCCCGCAACCCTTGACGCCGAGCGGATTGTTCGGACAGGGCGTGTTCGACGTCGACACCTTGAATGACGGCAGGTCGTCGGCGCGCGGCATGGCGTAATCCTGATAGCTCGCCGTCAGGAGCTGGCCGGTATCCGGATCGTAATGGACGCTTTCGAGCAGCGCCTGGCCGATGCCCTGTGCCAATCCGCCATGCACCTGTCCCTCGACGATCATCGGATTGACGATATTGCCGAAATCGTCCGCTGCCACGAACTGGACGATCTCCGTCTTCCCGGTATCCGGATCGACCTCCACCTCGCAGATGTAGCAGCCTGCCGGGAAGGTGAAATTCGACGGATCGTAGAAGGCGCCCTCCTTCAGGCCAGGCTCCATTCCGGCCGGGAGGTTGTGGGCGGTGTAGGCGGCAAGCGCCATCTGGAACCAGGGCACCGACTTGTCGGTACCGGCAACCTTCAGCTCGCCATTTTCAATGACGATGTCGCTCTCGTCCGCCTCCATGAGATGGGCGGCGATCTTCTTGGCCTTGGCCTCGACCTTGTCCAGCGCCTTGACGACCGCCGACATGCCGACGGCACCCGATCGGGAGCCATAGGTCCCCATGCCCATCTGTACCTTGTCCGTGTCGCCATGGACGATATTGACGCTGTCGATCGGCACGCCGAAGCGGTCTGCGACGAGCTGGGCAAAGGTCGTCTCATGCCCCTGGCCGTGGCTGTGCGAGCCGGTCATCACTTCGATGGTGCCGACCGCATTGACCCTGACCTCCGCCGATTCCCAAAGGCCGACGCCGGCACCGAGCGAGCCGACGGCGGACGAGGGCGCAAGCCCGCAGGCCTCGATATAGCAGCTCATGCCGATGCCGCGCTTC
Proteins encoded:
- a CDS encoding FAD binding domain-containing protein, which codes for MYETNYHRASSVQEAVKLISGAAEGKLIAGGMTLIATMKQRLAAPSDLVDLRHIAEMKGITVNGRSVRIGAATTHHEVASSAELKAVCPAICTLASHIGDPHVRHMGTIGGSIANNDPAADYPAALLALDATIVTNNREIAAADFFTGLFETALDDGEIITAITFDAPAKAAYQKFPNPASRYAMAGVFVARRDNGDVRVAVTGAGSNGVFRHQGMEAALAGNWSPDAVGNVSVDASDLLTDLHASAAYRANLIKVMTKRAVAAA